The Coccidioides posadasii str. Silveira chromosome 5, complete sequence genome has a segment encoding these proteins:
- a CDS encoding uncharacterized protein (EggNog:ENOG410PIM8~COG:S~TransMembrane:4 (i183-209o229-253i265-289o330-357i)~BUSCO:5819at33183) yields MSNSHLGGDVSEDSFEPVSPIDIVQPKRKSVGFGPAKTIDIQDTHSSRGTPSPPSLNSPRTPRFTEATSVDSPVGSSSRSPFADPPTGGESSSEPNVSDLGFGYVADNRPSNHASGPGAGLRSNPPNSPLKSALKTPGTPGRLVNPLSPTFKEEQILEYHEKETEEENAKDIKVKTRVRIAKFLLRGVNFSCSLIILALLAHSFVIFNSTRNLASRNSFTPWAPNTNPWPQIVILVIASISLFLCVGVFIAYCRGGHRRAEKIGVYYTVFGACFFAFTIVMWVVAAAILQNSKQSGNDKDLWGWACKENLRSELYSDIVDYALVCRLQDWVLVCIVIEVVVDTITVAIYAVVFYRFWTKHKLRKSMYARDKARSDLYLANLRSQTAPNTPGYPLSPGSMHFPKATIDAYSAAENGEQCKPQFATQFTPTSNQPFQLQPPPIRVQAPTRESSPTDGEPPTSPGLVQIVNEHVGPAPGEKQYGSVPIPESYSSPINSPTFMPQSSTQQIQRGQENDEHKPGTAMTAEHAVQSRSQ; encoded by the exons ATGTCGAACTCACATCTCGGCGGCGACGTTTCCGAGGATTCGTTTGAACCGGTGTCACCAATTGATATCGTCCAGCCAAAGCGGAAGTCCGTCGGTTTCGGTCCCGCAAAGACTATAGACATCCAAGACACGCATTCGTCTCGGGGAACCCCAAGCCCGCCAAGTTTAAACTCTCCGCGCACACCTAGGTTTACTGAAGCTACTTCTGTGGATTCTCCCGTCGGGTCATCATCTCGATCACCATTTGCGGACCCACCAACTGGGGGGGAATCAAGCTCCGAGCCCAACGTCTCTGACCTGGGGTTTGGTTACGTCGCTGACAACAGGCCTTCCAACCATGCTTCCGGCCCTGGTGCAGGCCTCAGGTCCAATCCTCCAAATTCTCCTCTAAAAAGCGCTCTAAAGACCCCGGGAACACCGGGTCGTCTCGTAAATCCGCTTAGTCCCACTTTCAAGGAGGAACAGATTTTAGAGTACCATGAAAAGGAAACGGAAGAGGAGAATGCCAAAGATATT AAAGTAAAAACCCGGGTCAGAATAGCAAAATTCCTGCTTCGTGGTGTCAACTTTTCGTGCAGCTTGATTATTCTAGCATTGCTAGCCCACAGCTTCGTCATCTTCAACTCCACAAGGAATCTTGCGTCCAGGAACAGCTTTACGCCCTGGGCCCCGAATACGAACCCTTGGCCTCAGATTGTCATCCTCGTTATCGCGTctatttctctcttcttaTGTGTAGGAGTTTTTATAGCCTACTGTCGCGGTGGCCATCGTCGAGCTGAAAAGATAGGCGTATATTATACTGTATTTGGAGCCTGCTTTTTCGCCTTTACCATCGTTATGTGGGTTGTAGCCGCAGCCATCCTGCAGAATAGCAAGCAAAGCGGCAATGACAAGGATTTGTGGGGTTGGGCCTGTAAAGAGAATCTTCGAAGTGAACTTTATTCGGATATCGTTGACTATGCACTTGTGTGTCGCCTACAG GATTGGGTACTGGTATGCATTGTCATTGAAGTTGTCGTTGACACGATTACCGTTGCGATTTATGCGGTTGTCTTCTATCGTTTCTGGACCAAACATAAGCTACGAAAGTCTATGTATGCGCGAGACAAGGCTCGGTCTGACCTCTACCTTGCAAATCTTCGCTCTCAGACAGCTCCAAACACACCGGGCTATCCTCTCAGTCCTGGCTCAATGCACTTCCCCAAAGCCACAATCGACGCTTACTCTGCGGCGGAAAACGGAGAGCAATGTAAACCTCAGTTCGCAACCCAATTCACGCCTACTTCAAATCAACCGTTCCAGCTCCAACCTCCTCCAATCCGTGTGCAGGCGCCTACGCGTGAGAGTTCCCCAACTGATGGCGAACCCCCGACGTCCCCCGGACTCGTCCAGATCGTGAATGAGCATGTGGGCCCCGCACCGGGAGAAAAACAATATGGTTCTGTACCAATTCCGGAATCATATTCGAGCCCCATTAACAGTCCAACTTTCATGCCCCAGTCCTCAACGCAGCAGATCCAAAGAGGCCAAGAAAATGACGAACACAAACCAGGGACTGCCATGACGGCAGAACACGCTGTACAGTCTCGAAGCCAATAG